The Clavelina lepadiformis chromosome 1, kaClaLepa1.1, whole genome shotgun sequence genome segment ACTGACACAAGCTGCCTGCCTGTCTTGCCAAACTTGCAGAATTATTTTAATTCGTTGGACATCGATTCTTCTTCATCCACGACGCCACCACACAATTGCGCTACAAACGATGTGTCCTGTCAAAACAATTTCGTCAATTCTCTGGATATCGGTTCTTCTTCTAATACTCCATCAATACCCAATTGCAACCCAACCGATATTAATTGTTTGAGCAATTCTATCAGTTCAATAAACCTAGGTTCGCCTTCCAGCCAGAACCCAAGCTTCGGTTTTGGTCCTTCAGAGAATCGTCGTAAGCGTGACACTACACCCCTGAACCAGGCTAGCCTCGACGCAGCAGAAAAGTTGTTTGGACAAATGGGACTTGGAGCGCCTAATACACACGGGTTTAGTGATGCTAGTTCTTATCCTGAAGTGGCTAAGAAGATTGCACAAAAGTTACTGACACCAGATAAAAGCGGTGACTTGCATTTCGACACGACTAATTCTGCCAAGTCCAACCCTTTTACCGGTTTTGATTCTGTTCCCAAAGGCTTCGATGACTTGCTGGATGGTTTGGGACAAAACAATCTTAATTTCGATACGaataaattaagaaaaaaaagaTCGGTCCTGCCCAAAACTCCAAAAATTTCGGTTGAAAAGCCAACACTCTTCTACTCGTTTTATTTAAGCTGGGTTGCATTTGTGGTGGTTCTTGTAGTACTGGCGACCAGTTTTGCTGGACTCCGGGCTCTGGAAAATGATCTTCTCAAGCCTCCAAATGCGATCCCAATTTAACTCTTGTTGTGTAAAGAACATTTCATTATGTA includes the following:
- the LOC143470009 gene encoding uncharacterized protein LOC143470009: MFKALQISSIVASVLAFVLVLVSLTTIDWIKFCVNVGQHQQSSSGLAGFSFANFNYDTCYHIGLFQVSISGSVIPIATQPNSDSISNATAAFLIIGLAILIPSVWCSVQSGFLKTANNNKMVLWQKLALSLQGATGISLLIAALIYSIGHKKILEDQNKLINGIQNYSLPSIQCKDEECRKNFINSLDIGGGSIPTPALPSCDPTDTSCLPVLPNLQNYFNSLDIDSSSSTTPPHNCATNDVSCQNNFVNSLDIGSSSNTPSIPNCNPTDINCLSNSISSINLGSPSSQNPSFGFGPSENRRKRDTTPLNQASLDAAEKLFGQMGLGAPNTHGFSDASSYPEVAKKIAQKLLTPDKSGDLHFDTTNSAKSNPFTGFDSVPKGFDDLLDGLGQNNLNFDTNKLRKKRSVLPKTPKISVEKPTLFYSFYLSWVAFVVVLVVLATSFAGLRALENDLLKPPNAIPI